Proteins encoded together in one Micromonospora kangleipakensis window:
- a CDS encoding TIGR03086 family metal-binding protein encodes MSTKTSDLLAAAAPRTVAVVRGISDDQLSRPTPCPDYAVRDLLNHLYDVVVNFQALARRREVDWSAKTDHLTEGWRDRFAAETGRLIEAWADPAALEGVSPGMGLPQETVGEMALTDLTVHAWDLARATGQRLDVEPQVLAALHGFMDRMGDTGQQMGAFAEPHPTTPEATPLDRLLARTGRNPAWHP; translated from the coding sequence ATGAGCACGAAGACTAGTGACCTGCTGGCCGCCGCCGCACCCCGGACGGTGGCGGTGGTCCGCGGCATCTCAGACGACCAGCTCTCCCGGCCCACCCCGTGCCCCGACTACGCGGTGCGCGACCTGCTCAACCACCTGTACGACGTGGTGGTCAACTTCCAGGCGCTCGCGCGGAGACGGGAGGTCGACTGGTCGGCGAAGACCGACCACCTGACCGAGGGCTGGCGGGACCGGTTCGCGGCGGAGACCGGGCGGCTGATCGAGGCGTGGGCCGACCCGGCCGCGCTCGAGGGCGTCTCGCCCGGCATGGGCCTGCCGCAGGAGACGGTCGGCGAGATGGCCCTGACCGACCTGACGGTGCACGCCTGGGACCTGGCCCGGGCCACCGGCCAGCGCCTGGACGTCGAGCCGCAGGTCCTCGCCGCGCTGCACGGCTTCATGGACCGGATGGGCGACACCGGCCAGCAGATGGGCGCCTTCGCCGAACCCCACCCCACCACCCCCGAAGCCACCCCCCTGGACCGCCTCCTAGCCCGCACCGGCCGCAACCCCGCCTGGCACCCCTGA
- a CDS encoding PadR family transcriptional regulator produces MSTQHVLLGLLAGGARHGYELKRAHDARLPQARPLAFGQVYATLARLQRDGLVVPAGQERDGGPDRTAYALTDEGRAALEHWLSTVEPPLPYVASTLFAKVVVALLAADVDRARAYLTAQRRAHTARLRELTAVKTAPSATLDDVVAADFAIAHLDADLRWLHTTLDRVADWHREVHS; encoded by the coding sequence GTGTCCACTCAGCACGTTCTGTTGGGGTTGCTGGCGGGTGGGGCGCGGCACGGGTACGAGCTGAAGCGGGCCCACGACGCGCGGCTGCCCCAGGCCCGGCCGCTCGCCTTCGGGCAGGTCTACGCCACCCTCGCCCGGCTCCAGCGCGACGGGCTGGTGGTCCCCGCCGGGCAGGAGCGCGACGGCGGTCCGGACCGCACCGCGTACGCGCTCACCGACGAGGGGCGGGCCGCGCTGGAGCACTGGCTCAGCACCGTCGAGCCACCCCTGCCGTACGTGGCCAGCACGCTCTTCGCCAAGGTGGTCGTCGCGCTCCTGGCCGCCGACGTCGACCGGGCCCGGGCGTACCTGACCGCCCAGCGCCGGGCGCACACCGCACGGCTGCGTGAGTTGACCGCGGTCAAGACCGCCCCCTCGGCCACCCTGGACGACGTCGTCGCGGCCGACTTCGCCATCGCTCACCTCGACGCCGACCTGCGGTGGCTGCACACCACCCTGGACCGGGTCGCCGACTGGCACCGGGAGGTGCACTCGTGA
- a CDS encoding ABC transporter ATP-binding protein: MTHLEARGVVKAYGRTPALGGVTLAVAEGEIVAVTGPSGCGKSTLLHCLAGILRPDAGEVTWRGARIDTWSEAARSRLRRTEFGVLFQFGQLVAELTAAENVALPLLLAGTGRREARTAALTWLERLGVAEVADARPGEMSGGQQQRCATARALVTEPRVLFADEPTGALDTLAGEQVLTQLVRLAREQRTTVVLVTHEPRIAAYADREVVLRDGWVDHTGLGLDAPLAGGHR, from the coding sequence GTGACACACCTGGAAGCTCGCGGCGTGGTCAAGGCGTACGGCAGGACGCCCGCGCTGGGCGGGGTGACCCTCGCCGTGGCCGAGGGAGAGATCGTGGCGGTGACCGGCCCGAGCGGCTGCGGCAAGTCGACCCTGCTGCACTGCCTCGCCGGCATCCTCCGCCCCGACGCCGGCGAGGTCACCTGGCGGGGCGCGCGGATCGACACCTGGTCCGAGGCGGCCCGGTCCCGGCTGCGCCGCACGGAGTTCGGGGTGCTCTTCCAGTTCGGCCAGCTCGTCGCCGAGCTGACCGCGGCGGAGAACGTCGCCCTTCCGCTGCTGCTCGCCGGCACGGGGCGGCGGGAGGCGCGGACGGCGGCGCTGACCTGGCTGGAGCGGCTGGGGGTGGCCGAGGTCGCCGACGCCCGGCCGGGCGAGATGTCCGGCGGCCAGCAGCAGCGCTGCGCCACCGCCCGAGCGTTGGTCACCGAGCCCCGGGTGCTCTTCGCGGACGAGCCGACCGGCGCGCTGGACACGCTCGCCGGCGAGCAGGTGCTCACCCAGCTGGTCCGGCTCGCCCGCGAGCAGCGCACCACCGTCGTGCTGGTCACCCACGAGCCGCGGATCGCCGCGTACGCCGACCGGGAGGTGGTGCTCCGGGACGGCTGGGTCGACCACACCGGCCTGGGGCTGGACGCGCCGCTCGCGGGCGGTCACCGGTGA
- a CDS encoding FtsX-like permease family protein, translated as MRPYTLARLALAGTRTDTARVALTALSATLATLVGLAAFTVLAIPTPVCCDGRNLSEQYSNALLREPGLRGGTALALLLLTVPVLALAGQCARLGAPARDRRLAALRLAGATPGQVTGIAVLETGVASLFGALVGLGAYLAGRELLGRPDRRGRLALPTDVLPPTGVIVALVVGLPLLAALVSAVLLRGVSATPFGVVRRAVRERAPGPWAGLLIVSGLIAFASLNPVLDWYQDRHRQPPLLLPPLLLVGGGLAALVGVVIGTGWLSYTAGRLLHRYGRGPAALLASRRLTADPWAGSRTFAALLAAVVVGAGAAGMRASMLARVELARRTGSGDNNGFYLRTLDLVDLAVGVAMAIAAGGLIVALVEGIVARRRAYARLVATGVPRATIGRSIAWQAIAPAVPAVGVALAVGFLLSRGIGGGPARGGGGMIGVCDAGEQLCADPVTRAQHLRTEWVPEVTVFPAVPLEQLAWIGAGALGAVLVTVGVGLVFLCSSTAVEELRTT; from the coding sequence GTGAGGCCGTACACGCTGGCCCGCCTCGCCCTGGCCGGCACCCGCACCGACACCGCCCGGGTGGCGCTGACCGCGCTGAGCGCCACGCTCGCCACCCTCGTTGGGCTGGCCGCGTTCACCGTGCTGGCCATCCCGACCCCGGTCTGCTGCGACGGTCGGAACCTCTCCGAGCAGTACAGCAACGCGCTGCTGCGCGAACCGGGGCTGCGCGGCGGCACCGCGCTGGCGCTGCTGCTGCTCACCGTGCCGGTGCTGGCGCTGGCCGGCCAGTGCGCCCGGCTCGGCGCTCCGGCCCGGGACCGCCGGCTGGCCGCGCTGCGGCTCGCCGGGGCGACCCCCGGCCAGGTGACCGGGATCGCCGTGCTGGAGACCGGTGTCGCCAGCCTGTTCGGCGCGCTGGTCGGCCTCGGGGCGTACCTCGCCGGCCGGGAGCTGCTGGGCCGGCCGGACCGGCGGGGCCGGCTGGCCCTGCCCACCGACGTGCTGCCCCCGACCGGTGTCATCGTGGCGCTGGTGGTCGGGCTGCCGCTGCTGGCGGCGCTGGTCAGCGCCGTGCTGCTGCGGGGGGTCAGCGCCACCCCGTTCGGGGTGGTGCGCCGGGCCGTCCGGGAACGCGCCCCCGGGCCGTGGGCGGGCCTGCTGATCGTCTCCGGGTTGATCGCGTTCGCCTCGCTCAACCCGGTGCTGGACTGGTATCAGGACCGCCACCGGCAGCCACCGCTGCTGCTGCCGCCGCTGCTGCTCGTCGGGGGCGGCCTGGCCGCGCTGGTCGGCGTGGTGATCGGCACCGGCTGGCTGTCGTACACGGCGGGTCGGCTGCTGCACCGGTACGGCCGTGGCCCCGCCGCGCTGCTGGCGTCCCGCCGGTTGACCGCCGATCCGTGGGCTGGCAGCCGCACCTTCGCCGCCCTGCTGGCGGCCGTCGTCGTGGGCGCCGGGGCGGCGGGTATGCGGGCGTCGATGCTGGCCCGGGTCGAACTCGCCCGGCGCACCGGGTCGGGCGACAACAACGGCTTCTACCTGCGCACCTTGGACCTGGTCGACCTCGCCGTCGGCGTCGCGATGGCGATCGCCGCCGGCGGGCTGATCGTCGCCCTGGTCGAGGGGATCGTCGCCCGGCGGCGGGCGTACGCGAGGCTCGTCGCCACCGGGGTGCCCCGGGCCACGATCGGCCGGTCGATCGCCTGGCAGGCGATCGCCCCGGCGGTGCCGGCGGTCGGCGTGGCGCTCGCCGTCGGGTTTCTCCTCAGCCGCGGCATCGGCGGCGGACCGGCCCGAGGTGGCGGCGGCATGATCGGGGTGTGCGACGCCGGCGAGCAGCTCTGCGCCGACCCGGTGACCCGGGCGCAGCACCTCCGGACCGAATGGGTGCCCGAGGTGACCGTCTTCCCGGCCGTACCGCTGGAACAGCTGGCCTGGATCGGCGCCGGCGCCCTGGGCGCGGTGCTGGTGACGGTCGGGGTCGGCCTGGTCTTCCTGTGCTCCAGCACGGCGGTGGAGGAGCTGCGGACCACCTGA